The Methanocaldococcus jannaschii DSM 2661 genome has a segment encoding these proteins:
- the radA gene encoding DNA repair and recombination protein RadA — MMDDLTQLPGVGPTTAEKLKEAGYTDFMKIATASIGELTEIDGISEKAAARIIEAARELCNLGFKSGTEVLSQRKNIWKLSTGSKNLDEILGGGLESQSVTEFAGMFGSGKTQIAHQACVNLQCPERIVADDAIKDEILNEPKAVYIDTEGTFRPERIVQMAEALGLDGNEVLNNIFVARAYNSDMQMLYAENVENLIREGHNIKLVIVDSLTSTFRTEYIGRGKLAERQQKLGRHMATLNKLADIYNCVVIVTNQVAARPDALFGPSEQAIGGHIVGHAATFRIFLRKAKGDKRVAKLYDSPHLPDAEAMFRITEKGIHD, encoded by the coding sequence ATAATGGATGATTTAACTCAACTACCTGGTGTAGGTCCTACAACAGCTGAGAAGTTAAAAGAAGCTGGTTACACTGATTTTATGAAAATTGCAACTGCATCCATCGGTGAGCTAACAGAAATAGATGGAATTAGTGAGAAAGCTGCAGCCAGGATTATAGAAGCTGCAAGAGAACTCTGCAATTTAGGGTTTAAAAGTGGAACTGAGGTTTTATCCCAAAGAAAAAATATATGGAAGCTCTCAACTGGAAGTAAGAACTTAGATGAGATTTTAGGAGGAGGCTTGGAGAGTCAGTCAGTTACTGAATTTGCTGGAATGTTTGGTTCTGGTAAAACCCAGATAGCTCATCAGGCATGTGTTAATTTGCAGTGCCCAGAGAGAATAGTAGCAGATGACGCAATAAAGGATGAGATTTTAAATGAACCAAAGGCAGTTTATATTGACACAGAAGGAACATTCAGACCAGAAAGAATTGTCCAAATGGCAGAAGCTTTGGGTTTAGATGGAAATGAAGTTTTAAATAACATCTTTGTAGCAAGAGCCTACAACTCAGATATGCAAATGTTGTATGCTGAAAATGTTGAGAATTTAATAAGAGAAGGGCATAATATAAAGTTGGTTATAGTTGATTCATTAACATCAACATTCAGAACTGAGTATATAGGAAGAGGTAAATTAGCAGAGAGACAACAAAAATTAGGAAGGCACATGGCTACTCTCAACAAATTAGCTGATATATACAACTGTGTTGTTATAGTAACTAACCAAGTAGCTGCAAGACCAGATGCTTTATTTGGACCTTCAGAGCAGGCAATTGGAGGGCATATTGTTGGGCATGCAGCAACATTTAGAATATTCCTAAGAAAGGCAAAAGGAGATAAGAGGGTTGCTAAGCTTTATGATTCTCCACACTTACCAGATGCTGAAGCAATGTTTAGGATAACCGAAAAGGGAATTCATGATTAA
- a CDS encoding CBS domain-containing protein — MISKYLVRDVMKKGVVEVTLDTKLSDVIKTMAKYDISSVVVSDGETFWGIITDTDVLKHYNDLDKTAEEIMTTNPITVSPEAPLEKAVEIMAEKGIHHLYVKSPCEDKIVGVLSSKDIIKLFSDLIE; from the coding sequence ATGATATCAAAGTATTTGGTTAGAGATGTTATGAAAAAGGGAGTTGTTGAAGTAACCTTAGATACAAAATTAAGCGATGTTATTAAAACAATGGCAAAGTATGATATATCATCTGTCGTAGTTTCTGATGGAGAGACATTCTGGGGAATTATAACAGATACAGATGTATTAAAACACTATAATGATTTAGATAAAACAGCGGAGGAGATAATGACAACAAATCCAATAACTGTTAGCCCAGAAGCTCCATTAGAAAAAGCCGTTGAGATTATGGCTGAAAAAGGGATTCATCATTTATATGTGAAATCACCATGTGAAGATAAAATTGTTGGTGTTTTAAGCTCAAAGGATATCATAAAGCTATTTTCTGATTTGATTGAGTAA
- the fsr gene encoding coenzyme F420-dependent sulfite reductase, with protein sequence MYEWKLNEIVDSGVCARCGTCTIVCPNGILTFDERPKLIDECLRKGHGMCFEVCPRVSSAKYQIKIREKFYEKYYYAKSDIEGQDGGVVTAFLKYLLENGKIDGAIVVGDECWKPVSLVVQNAEDLLKTAKSKYAISTLDALRKAGEMGLEKVAVVGLPCQINGLRKLQYFPYHAKHDLELGRNGKPVKLPKIEYLIGLFCTEKFRYDNMKEVLSKHGIDIEKVEKFDIKKGKLLVYVNGEKKEFDLKEFEICSGCKMCRDFDAEMADVSVGCVGSPDGYSTIIIRTEKGEEIKNAVELKEGVNLEEIEKLRQLKLKRFKKEVERRRENNEYVSFYWTADYGGIGKRADGTYFIRVRAKPGGWYKPEEIKEILDIAEEYNAKIKVTDRAGYELHGISGFDVEDIVLRLREKGLLTGSEGPLVRATLACPGGGNCSSGLVDTTELARIIEDNFKERPAPYKFKIAISGCPNGCVRPQVHDIGIAGVKYPKVNEEKCNGCGRCAEVCKVEAIDIRGETSYTNYNVCVGCGKCIKNCPNEAREVKEEGYLVYVGGKTGREVVEGVKMKLMSVDEIINFIDKVLVVYGKYAEKPQRERLAAVMKRVGYGKFLEEVKELMKKEIC encoded by the coding sequence ATGTATGAGTGGAAGTTAAATGAAATAGTCGATAGTGGAGTATGTGCAAGATGTGGGACCTGCACTATAGTATGTCCTAATGGTATATTAACCTTTGATGAAAGACCAAAGTTAATCGATGAATGTTTAAGAAAAGGTCATGGAATGTGTTTTGAAGTATGTCCAAGAGTTTCTTCTGCAAAGTATCAGATAAAGATTAGAGAGAAGTTTTATGAAAAATACTATTATGCAAAAAGTGATATTGAAGGACAAGATGGGGGAGTTGTTACAGCATTTCTAAAATACCTATTAGAAAACGGAAAGATAGATGGAGCTATAGTCGTTGGAGATGAATGCTGGAAACCAGTTTCATTGGTTGTTCAAAATGCAGAGGATTTATTAAAAACTGCAAAATCAAAATATGCAATCTCAACCTTAGATGCATTAAGAAAGGCTGGAGAGATGGGTTTAGAGAAAGTTGCTGTTGTTGGATTGCCTTGCCAAATTAACGGATTGAGAAAACTGCAGTATTTCCCATACCATGCTAAGCACGACCTTGAATTAGGAAGAAATGGAAAGCCAGTAAAACTGCCAAAAATAGAGTATTTAATTGGCTTATTCTGCACTGAGAAGTTTAGATACGACAACATGAAGGAAGTTCTATCAAAACATGGAATAGATATTGAAAAAGTTGAGAAATTTGACATTAAGAAAGGAAAACTCCTCGTTTATGTAAATGGAGAGAAGAAGGAATTTGACCTAAAAGAGTTTGAAATCTGCTCTGGCTGTAAGATGTGTAGGGATTTTGATGCAGAGATGGCGGATGTTTCAGTTGGGTGTGTTGGAAGTCCAGATGGTTATTCAACAATCATAATAAGAACTGAAAAGGGAGAGGAAATTAAAAATGCTGTAGAATTAAAAGAAGGAGTTAATTTAGAAGAAATTGAGAAATTAAGACAGCTAAAATTAAAGAGATTTAAGAAAGAAGTTGAGAGAAGGAGAGAAAATAATGAGTATGTTTCATTCTACTGGACTGCAGATTACGGAGGAATTGGAAAGAGAGCAGATGGAACATACTTTATAAGAGTTAGAGCTAAGCCAGGAGGATGGTATAAGCCAGAGGAGATAAAAGAAATTTTAGATATTGCAGAAGAATACAATGCAAAGATAAAAGTAACTGATAGAGCTGGCTATGAACTTCACGGTATTAGTGGATTTGATGTTGAAGATATTGTTTTAAGGTTGAGAGAAAAAGGTCTTCTAACAGGTTCAGAGGGGCCTTTAGTCAGAGCAACATTGGCTTGTCCTGGAGGAGGAAACTGTAGCAGTGGTTTAGTAGATACAACAGAACTTGCAAGAATCATTGAAGATAACTTCAAAGAGAGACCTGCTCCATATAAGTTTAAAATTGCAATTAGCGGTTGCCCAAACGGATGTGTAAGACCACAAGTTCATGATATTGGAATAGCTGGAGTAAAATATCCAAAGGTAAATGAAGAAAAATGTAACGGTTGCGGAAGATGTGCTGAGGTTTGTAAGGTTGAGGCAATTGATATTAGAGGAGAAACATCTTACACAAATTACAACGTATGTGTTGGCTGCGGAAAATGTATTAAAAACTGTCCAAATGAGGCAAGGGAAGTTAAAGAAGAGGGTTATTTAGTTTATGTTGGTGGAAAAACTGGAAGAGAGGTTGTTGAAGGAGTTAAAATGAAGTTGATGAGTGTTGATGAAATTATAAACTTTATTGATAAGGTGTTGGTTGTTTATGGCAAATATGCTGAAAAACCACAAAGAGAAAGATTAGCTGCAGTTATGAAAAGAGTTGGGTATGGAAAGTTCTTAGAAGAAGTAAAAGAGTTGATGAAAAAAGAAATCTGCTAA
- a CDS encoding ABC transporter substrate-binding protein → MRKLFLLSILMIGVIVAFAGCVEESKTTTQLQQTTQSESQKAETQPKLGVNVVRYAETFKLYPHWDEGYCVVADSVGNKFVLVEGNAKAPNISDGKIIKVPVKRIVTDFYCPIISAADILNAYHHTIVGAPKYAVEKSPKLKELFDEGKVVDIGSPSKGVNYELIVNLTPDIVFLGDWKSEDVVEEKLKELGVTVSRFYTYQEPTYMGRVEWIKFAAAFWGSNAYKKADKWFENVVKVRENILKKVQNVTNEPTVVIFSWSKTKNMPGIYGNDSYYSKMIAEFKGKNVFDDYNRGYQYVDKETFYERAMNADVVILIWFYGDVKTKEDLLKINPNFAEFKAFKTGRFYVSHPDYYVWEARDPAGYMMDFAKMIHPELFGGDDDLKYYYKIK, encoded by the coding sequence ATGAGAAAATTATTCTTACTATCAATTTTAATGATTGGGGTTATAGTTGCATTTGCAGGATGTGTGGAAGAGAGTAAAACTACAACTCAGCTTCAACAAACTACCCAATCTGAATCACAAAAAGCTGAAACTCAGCCAAAATTAGGAGTTAATGTGGTTAGATACGCAGAAACGTTCAAACTCTATCCTCACTGGGATGAGGGTTATTGTGTAGTTGCTGATTCTGTGGGTAACAAGTTTGTTTTGGTTGAAGGAAATGCTAAGGCTCCTAACATTTCAGATGGGAAGATAATAAAAGTTCCTGTAAAAAGAATCGTTACAGACTTTTATTGCCCAATTATATCAGCAGCAGACATATTGAATGCCTATCATCATACTATAGTTGGGGCTCCAAAGTATGCTGTAGAAAAGTCGCCAAAACTTAAAGAATTGTTTGATGAAGGAAAAGTGGTAGATATAGGAAGTCCAAGTAAAGGAGTAAATTATGAGTTAATAGTAAATTTGACTCCAGATATTGTTTTTTTAGGTGACTGGAAGAGTGAAGATGTGGTTGAAGAGAAACTAAAAGAATTGGGAGTAACTGTTTCAAGATTCTACACCTATCAAGAACCAACATACATGGGAAGAGTAGAGTGGATAAAATTTGCCGCGGCATTCTGGGGATCCAACGCATATAAAAAAGCAGATAAATGGTTTGAAAATGTAGTTAAAGTAAGAGAAAATATATTGAAAAAGGTTCAAAATGTAACAAATGAACCAACGGTTGTTATCTTCAGCTGGTCAAAAACCAAAAATATGCCAGGAATCTATGGAAATGATAGTTATTACAGCAAAATGATTGCTGAGTTTAAAGGTAAAAATGTATTTGATGATTATAATAGAGGCTATCAATATGTAGATAAAGAAACGTTTTATGAAAGGGCTATGAACGCAGATGTTGTTATATTAATATGGTTCTATGGAGATGTTAAGACAAAAGAAGATTTATTAAAAATAAATCCAAACTTTGCTGAATTTAAAGCATTTAAAACTGGAAGGTTCTATGTGTCTCATCCAGATTATTATGTTTGGGAGGCAAGAGACCCAGCTGGTTATATGATGGACTTTGCAAAGATGATTCACCCAGAGTTGTTTGGAGGAGACGATGATTTAAAATACTATTACAAAATCAAATAA
- a CDS encoding FecCD family ABC transporter permease, protein MNKVGILLILFILSLILPFTALYLAGDTHLITVKDIINFLLKGTTGNEFKDIIIKDVRLPPIIGAVLIGLTISVAGLMLQTLFRNLLASPYTTGISSGVLMVVALVIFIDSLSHLFEIFGEKSILVAGWCGGIFSMILLIIIALRVREANGVIIVALLLSYFFMGLRAYLIANAEELKIQEYWGFTIGSLSKITLGDVIPMTICSIIFIIGVMFLIKSLNALLFGEQYAKSFGLDIKKTRLLVLFFASFITGAIIPYVGLIAFIGIIAPYLARPLIKTSDHRYLVPATMFLGVILMVSCHILSLKYYLPIHYLYGINRPASPLPIGAVLDILGGMLVVYLVYKGEKKIKID, encoded by the coding sequence ATGAATAAAGTTGGGATTTTGTTAATTTTATTTATCCTCTCTTTAATATTGCCCTTTACTGCCCTATATTTGGCTGGAGATACCCATTTAATAACTGTAAAAGACATAATTAATTTCCTATTAAAGGGAACTACTGGAAATGAGTTTAAAGATATAATAATAAAAGATGTTAGACTGCCTCCAATAATTGGAGCGGTTCTTATTGGATTAACCATATCTGTAGCTGGATTAATGCTTCAAACTCTATTTAGGAATTTATTAGCCTCTCCATACACAACTGGAATATCGTCTGGAGTTTTAATGGTTGTTGCACTGGTTATATTTATTGATTCTCTCTCACATTTATTTGAGATTTTTGGAGAAAAGAGCATTTTAGTTGCTGGCTGGTGTGGAGGAATATTTTCAATGATTTTGCTAATTATTATTGCTTTGAGAGTTAGAGAGGCAAATGGGGTTATAATTGTTGCTTTATTGCTGAGTTATTTCTTTATGGGTTTAAGAGCCTATTTAATTGCAAATGCTGAAGAGTTGAAGATTCAAGAGTATTGGGGATTTACAATTGGTTCTTTATCTAAGATAACATTAGGAGATGTAATTCCAATGACAATCTGCTCAATTATATTTATTATTGGAGTTATGTTTTTAATAAAATCTTTAAACGCCCTACTGTTTGGAGAGCAGTATGCGAAAAGTTTTGGATTGGATATAAAAAAGACACGACTGTTAGTTTTATTCTTCGCTTCGTTTATAACTGGAGCTATAATTCCTTATGTAGGTTTAATTGCGTTTATTGGAATTATTGCTCCATACTTAGCAAGACCATTAATAAAAACCTCTGACCATAGATACTTAGTTCCAGCAACAATGTTTTTGGGAGTTATTTTGATGGTTTCATGTCATATCCTTTCATTGAAATACTATCTTCCAATCCACTACCTCTATGGAATAAATAGGCCCGCCTCCCCTCTTCCTATTGGAGCAGTTTTGGATATATTGGGAGGGATGTTGGTTGTATATTTGGTTTATAAGGGTGAAAAGAAAATAAAGATTGATTAA
- a CDS encoding nucleoside recognition domain-containing protein: MESMKISAYYTIRISIIVLTTVFIVNYIMSTGIMKKLSNMLSPILRRLKVNPLSISSTLACFFSPTVGYSILAEGLKENKVNEREVIGASLANSFPSVLSHTFTFFIPVVVPILGHTGVLYVLIRLGVALAKTIIGFLYLSIISEDYSFEMPEINKLNKKENAKKSFKSTIRFAKRLIPIMFFMMTLVLYLSKIGFFDYVEKFVQPITNLLNLNPNVGILALTEIMNVQAAIVMAGGFLNEGILSSKEVLIGLIIGNVLTFSTRYVKHSLPLHVSLFGAKLGTKIVMVNAAITLLLDIFIIAGLLLI; encoded by the coding sequence ATGGAGAGTATGAAAATCTCTGCTTATTATACCATAAGAATATCTATTATTGTTTTAACAACGGTGTTTATTGTTAATTACATTATGAGTACTGGCATCATGAAGAAGCTAAGTAATATGTTATCTCCAATTTTAAGAAGGCTTAAAGTTAATCCTCTTTCAATATCCTCTACTTTAGCATGCTTTTTCAGCCCAACAGTAGGATACTCAATTTTAGCAGAGGGATTGAAGGAGAATAAAGTAAATGAAAGAGAGGTTATAGGAGCTTCTTTAGCAAATTCATTCCCTTCAGTTTTGTCCCATACATTCACATTTTTTATTCCAGTTGTTGTTCCAATTTTAGGACATACAGGAGTTTTATATGTCTTGATAAGGTTGGGGGTAGCTTTAGCAAAGACAATAATTGGATTTTTATATTTATCAATTATATCAGAGGATTATTCCTTTGAGATGCCAGAGATAAATAAATTAAACAAAAAGGAGAATGCAAAGAAATCATTTAAAAGCACTATTAGATTTGCCAAGAGATTAATACCAATAATGTTTTTTATGATGACATTGGTTCTCTATTTGTCTAAAATTGGATTTTTTGATTATGTTGAGAAATTTGTTCAACCAATAACAAACTTGCTAAATTTAAATCCCAACGTTGGCATTTTGGCATTGACAGAGATTATGAATGTGCAGGCAGCTATAGTTATGGCTGGTGGATTTTTAAATGAGGGAATTTTGAGCTCAAAAGAGGTTTTAATTGGTTTGATTATTGGGAATGTTTTGACATTCTCAACAAGATATGTTAAGCATTCCTTACCTTTGCATGTTTCTCTATTTGGAGCTAAGTTAGGGACTAAAATAGTTATGGTTAATGCAGCAATCACTTTGTTGTTGGATATCTTTATAATAGCGGGGCTTTTATTAATTTAA
- a CDS encoding tetratricopeptide repeat protein has protein sequence MDSNILNIRELRKQAVNLEKEAKKEKQNGNYKKSAELFLKASEIYNKIRDEKNKKWTLANYYSIMAKEYSFSNEFDKAREFYKKAEELFLELGIKKSAMYCFYYYLKTYIYEEKEKVEKKDNDKYLELLNKYIIEAEQFLEKYKEFSDIWMYFDIKIYYYKKLSIKHRKFEGNLDKAIELTEKCYKLAEESYNKFNDKNYKKAEIFNKHFYYNLMAQKFESERKFKEAAEYYKKSGDTIKEIDEKIAYDEYANSYKWLAIENKYNKEKFEEYINKAIEFSEKRGDKLQEYYYLGLKYDHLVRFANDLEEKIDYIKKSKEYYYRSKSFEFAKYMEYLEYYYQFKYELLNGNYEKALNFLQKAKKSLKNVKISNIIFSKYTLECDELICRFYLSISQGEFKKSVELLDEYLEISLKILSDWKNTRKYKFYEYLKPCVEILSKESFTKDDLFLLEDVILEVRNEKISLNLYKICSLTYAYVSLWKNKIRDKEILEKIKLKIIKQITTEDVSKDLENRIKIQMAIERNDWLLRLPPALVENFDNCIYFLEEVLDEFKHAAYREFYRLLENYLKIIVEFNAMALWGDTWKQILEEKISNRKKPFEIFTFGDFAQSLRLLKNEGCEYCKNIDDEIFDLLDKHVKIRNNLSHDFNAKAPEDIDIKGDTLKIIYSTLNAFPICVKVTHDKKKPWYGVEVIWNQLPKKMSLYSNTELKKGCLYYIEPYSNILDKNKMHPKIIIPIEVSKDIVYPNKN, from the coding sequence ATGGACTCTAATATCTTAAATATTAGAGAACTTAGAAAACAGGCTGTTAACTTAGAGAAAGAAGCAAAAAAAGAAAAACAGAATGGAAATTATAAGAAATCTGCAGAATTATTTTTAAAAGCATCAGAAATTTATAATAAAATTAGGGATGAGAAAAACAAAAAATGGACACTTGCTAATTATTATTCTATTATGGCGAAAGAATATTCGTTTTCTAATGAATTTGATAAAGCGAGGGAATTTTATAAAAAAGCTGAAGAATTATTTTTAGAACTAGGGATAAAGAAATCCGCTATGTATTGTTTTTATTATTATTTAAAGACCTACATATATGAAGAAAAAGAAAAAGTAGAGAAAAAAGACAACGATAAATATTTAGAACTTTTAAACAAATATATAATTGAAGCTGAACAATTTTTAGAGAAGTATAAAGAGTTTTCAGATATTTGGATGTATTTTGATATAAAAATATACTATTATAAGAAACTATCAATAAAACATAGGAAATTCGAAGGAAACCTCGATAAAGCCATAGAATTAACAGAGAAGTGTTATAAGTTAGCGGAGGAATCATACAATAAATTTAATGACAAAAACTACAAAAAAGCAGAAATTTTTAATAAACATTTCTACTACAATTTGATGGCTCAAAAATTTGAGAGTGAAAGGAAATTTAAAGAAGCTGCAGAATATTATAAAAAATCTGGAGACACAATAAAAGAAATTGATGAAAAAATTGCTTATGATGAATATGCAAATAGCTACAAATGGTTGGCTATTGAGAACAAATACAACAAAGAAAAATTTGAGGAGTATATTAACAAAGCTATAGAATTTTCAGAAAAAAGAGGAGATAAACTACAGGAATACTATTATTTGGGATTAAAATATGACCATTTAGTAAGATTTGCTAATGATTTGGAAGAAAAAATCGATTATATCAAAAAATCAAAAGAATATTATTACAGGTCTAAAAGCTTCGAATTCGCTAAATATATGGAATATTTAGAGTATTATTATCAATTTAAGTATGAATTACTCAATGGAAATTATGAAAAAGCTTTAAATTTCTTACAAAAAGCTAAAAAATCTTTAAAAAATGTGAAAATATCAAATATAATCTTTTCAAAATATACTCTGGAGTGCGATGAACTTATTTGTAGATTTTATTTAAGTATTTCACAAGGAGAGTTTAAAAAGTCTGTGGAATTATTGGATGAATACTTAGAAATATCATTAAAAATATTATCCGATTGGAAAAATACAAGAAAATATAAGTTCTATGAATATTTAAAACCTTGCGTAGAAATCTTAAGTAAAGAGTCATTTACAAAAGATGATTTGTTCTTATTAGAAGATGTTATCTTAGAGGTAAGAAATGAAAAAATTAGCCTTAATTTATATAAAATATGCTCTTTAACTTATGCTTATGTTTCATTATGGAAAAACAAGATAAGAGATAAAGAAATACTTGAAAAAATAAAATTAAAGATTATTAAACAAATTACAACCGAAGATGTTTCAAAAGATTTAGAAAATAGAATAAAAATCCAAATGGCAATAGAAAGAAATGATTGGTTATTGAGATTACCACCAGCACTTGTTGAAAATTTTGATAATTGCATATACTTCTTAGAAGAAGTTTTAGATGAGTTTAAACATGCTGCATATAGGGAGTTTTATAGATTGTTGGAAAATTACCTAAAAATTATTGTTGAATTTAATGCTATGGCATTATGGGGGGATACTTGGAAACAAATATTAGAAGAAAAAATATCTAACAGAAAAAAACCTTTCGAAATATTTACCTTTGGAGATTTTGCTCAATCTCTAAGGTTACTTAAAAATGAAGGTTGTGAATATTGTAAAAATATCGATGACGAGATTTTTGATTTATTGGACAAACATGTTAAAATTAGAAATAATTTATCTCATGATTTCAATGCAAAAGCTCCTGAAGATATTGATATAAAGGGAGATACTCTCAAAATAATCTATAGCACGTTAAATGCATTTCCGATATGTGTAAAGGTAACACACGATAAAAAGAAACCTTGGTATGGTGTTGAGGTTATATGGAATCAATTACCTAAAAAAATGTCATTATACTCAAATACTGAACTGAAAAAAGGATGTTTATACTATATCGAGCCATATTCAAATATTTTAGATAAAAACAAAATGCATCCAAAAATCATAATACCAATTGAAGTATCAAAAGATATTGTTTATCCAAATAAAAATTAA